The proteins below are encoded in one region of Oncorhynchus nerka isolate Pitt River linkage group LG15, Oner_Uvic_2.0, whole genome shotgun sequence:
- the LOC115115816 gene encoding homeobox protein Nkx-2.3-like, translating into MLLSGFHFLDAREQDLDGMMLPSPLTSTPFSVKDILKLEQLEQQQQRQRSQQHQSRHLDPLQIQHLSHTQQHLVHPDSTQQQQTQSQHFQAPPSCMLASAVDSPPFSDGEDNMAYLSSLAAQDGHGEASLSPEMFVHPGMGHLIDPKLEVDLEDEENKSCGVVSKPLEGEDSGQGDSDRPAKQRTRRKPRVLFSQAQVFELERRFKQQRYLSAPEREHLASTLKLTSTQVKIWFQNRRYKCKRQRQDKSLELAGHHHPPPPRRVAVPVLVRDGKPCLGGTQNYNAPYGSNPYSYNGYPAYTYNNPAYNSNYSCTYTSIPSLPPTTTANPFMAMNLGNIGGLSASPQPQTHQGTAVTTCQGSLQGIRAW; encoded by the exons ATGTTACTCAGCGGGTTCCATTTCCTTGATGCGCGCGAGCAGGACCTCGATGGCATGATGCTCCCGAGCCCGCTCACTTCCACGCCGTTCTCAGTCAAGGATATTCTGAAACTCGAACAgctagagcagcagcagcagaggcagCGATCTCAACAGCACCAATCTCGACATCTGGACCCGCTACAGATCCAACACCTGTCCCACACCCAACAACACTTAGTACACCCGGACTCGACCCAGCAACAGCAGACCCAGTCCCAGCACTTCCAGGCGCCGCCGTCCTGTATGCTTGCTTCAGCGGTCGACAGCCCTCCGTTCTCGGACGGGGAAGACAACATGGCTTACCTGAGTTCTCTGGCGGCCCAGGACGGGCATGGAGAGGCCAGTCTGTCCCCGGAGATGTTCGTCCATCCCGGGATGGGTCACCTGATCGACCCGAAGCTGGAGGTAGACCTGGAGGATGAGGAAAACA AGAGCTGTGGCGTGGTGTCCAAGCCGCTGGAGGGAGAGGACAGCGGCCAGGGGGACTCGGATCGCCCGGCCAAGCAGAGAACCAGACGGAAACCCCGGGTCCTCTTCTCCCAAGCCCAGGTGTTCGAGTTAGAGCGGCGCTTCAAGCAGCAGCGGTACCTGTCCGCTCCTGAACGAGAACACCTGGCGAGCACTCTCAAACTCACCTCCACGCAGGTCAAAATCTGGTTCCAGAACCGACGGTACAAGTGTAAGCGGCAGCGGCAGGACAAATCCCTGGAGCTGGCAGGACACCACCACCCTCCCCCGCCAAGACGAGTCGCGGTGCCGGTCCTGGTCCGGGATGGGAAGCCCTGTCTGGGCGGGACTCAGAACTACAATGCTCCGTACGGGTCGAACCCCTATAGTTACAACGGATACCCGGCCTACACGTACAACAACCCGGCATAcaacagcaattacagctgtacttacaccagtatcccttctctccccccaaCCACCACGGCTAACCCCTTCATGGCCATGAACTTGGGGAACATTGGGGGGCTTAGCGCCTCTCCACAGCCCCAAACGCACCAAGGGACAGCGGTCACGACATGTCAGGGCTCACTGCAAGGGATCCGGGCCTGGTAG